A section of the Lutra lutra chromosome 3, mLutLut1.2, whole genome shotgun sequence genome encodes:
- the AP1S3 gene encoding AP-1 complex subunit sigma-3 isoform X2 yields MIHFILLFSRQGKLRLQKWYTTLPDKERKKITREIVQIILSRGQRTSSFVDWKELKLVYKRYASLYFCCAVENQDNELLTLEIVHRYVELLDKYFGNVCELDIIFNFEKAYFILDEFIMGGEIQETSKKSAVKAIEDSDMLQETMEEYMNKPAF; encoded by the exons ATACATTTCATATTGCTTTTCAGTAGACAGGGGAAATTGCGGCTGCAGAAATGGTACACGACTCTCCCtgacaaagagaggaaaaagatcaCCCGGGAAATTGTTCAGATTATTCTCTCTCGTGGTCAGAGAACAAGCAGTTTTGTTGACTGGAAGGAGCTAAAACTTGTTTATAAAAG GTATGCTAGTTTATATTTTTGCTGTGCTGTAGAAAATCAGGACAATGAGCTCTTGACTCTCGAGATCGTGCACCGTTACGTGGAGTTGCTGGACAAATACTTTGGAAAT GTCTGTGAGCTGgatattatctttaattttgaaaaggcTTATTTTATCCTTGATGAGTTTATAATGGGCGGAGAAATTCAGGAAACGTCCAAAAAATCTGCTGTCAAGGCCATTGAAGATTCTGACATGTTACAGGAG ACAATggaagaatatatgaacaagccTGCATTTTAG